The following coding sequences lie in one Rutidosis leptorrhynchoides isolate AG116_Rl617_1_P2 chromosome 4, CSIRO_AGI_Rlap_v1, whole genome shotgun sequence genomic window:
- the LOC139840822 gene encoding uncharacterized protein, whose product MVTSTRSAVAGNENMPEYMKTVMTQFNQAIATINGRIDHVLIQHQWFTDEITKLKGGEGSSNRHGSSQLTRFTKVEFPRFDGSDVKEWLYRCRQFFEIDNLEDEEKIRIVSIHLYKKALTWHQQFIKLNGQVDWEVYEQAILKRFGTTIEDPMAELKNLRQTGSIDSYYEEFEALLNKVELTVKQAVSLFLGGLQKEIELTVRMFKPKTLEEAYGLSKFQEDTIAISKKRYNAILPTPRNNTSYGVKHMQYGSTSANTVTLPPTNTHLALTNTPHSSTFKANDQNVTKKRLSQKEYEEKRLKKLVLLL is encoded by the coding sequence ATGGTGACTTCTACCAGATCGGCGGTGGCCGGCAACGAGAACATGCCGGAATATATGAAAACTGTGATGACGCAATTTAATCAAGCAATAGCGACGATTAATGGCAGAATAGATCATGTGTTGATACAACATCAATGGTTCACGGATGAAATAACAAAATTGAAAGGCGGCGAAGGATCTAGCAACCGGCATGGTTCTTCACAGTTGACGAGGTTTACGAAGGTGGAGTTTCCACGGTTTGACGGTAGTGATGTGAAGGAATGGTTGTATAGATGCAGGCAATTTTTTGAGATCGACAATTTAGAAGACGAAGAAAAGATCCGCATCGTATCGATTCACTTGTACAAAAAAGCCCTAACATGGCACCAACAATTCATAAAGCTCAATGGTCAAGTTGATTGGGAGGTGTATGAGCAAGCAATTTTGAAAAGATTTGGTACTACTATCGAAGATCCTATGGCGGAATTGAAGAACTTAAGGCAAACCGGTTCGATTGATAGCTACTATGAGGAATTCGAGGCATTATTAAACAAGGTAGAGTTGACTGTCAAACAAGCAGTGAGCTTGTTCCTTGGTGGACTTCAAAAAGAAATTGAGCTAACGGTTCGAATGTTTAAGCCAAAAACGTTGGAAGAAGCCTACGGATTATCAAAATTTCAAGAAGATACTATCGCCATTTCAAAGAAAAGGTACAACGCTATTTTACCAACTCCAAGAAATAATACTAGTTATGGTGTTAAACATATGCAATATGGGTCGACAAGTGCAAATACTGTTACTTTACCACCTACCAATACACATTTAGCCTTAACCAATACACCTCATTCTAGTACCTtcaaagcaaatgaccaaaatgtaACTAAAAAGAGATTATCTCAAAAGGAATATGAAGAAAAAAGGTTGAAAAAACTTGTGCTTTTATTGTGA